The proteins below are encoded in one region of Bacteroidota bacterium:
- a CDS encoding histidine kinase: protein MKFNKKILLACIAIALLIPAFFYLKFHFIGSNKPIHNMHIGVLYSFVVSVLIFTVNIKTFNWLQRKFPWDKKLFQRISSEVLLTNFNATIIVSICAAIFHFAFNFRNQELYIVLFNNIIVAILINTFAISILEGYYYFQQWKNSLVQTEQLKRENIQSQFEALKNQIDPHFLFNSMNTVYSLIDTHPDKAKEFITKFSKIYRHVLDVKEKIVVLVKDEIEFLNSYIFLQKIRHEGNLEISINIDAQKLNNYIPPLSLQMLVENAIKHNIISEKNPLTISLTSKNNYLIIKNNIQLKKNMIESTK, encoded by the coding sequence ATGAAATTCAACAAAAAAATACTATTAGCCTGCATTGCAATCGCATTGCTTATACCGGCATTTTTCTATTTAAAATTTCATTTTATAGGTAGCAATAAACCCATACACAACATGCACATCGGGGTTTTGTATTCATTTGTTGTTTCGGTATTAATTTTTACGGTTAATATTAAAACATTCAATTGGTTGCAACGAAAATTCCCTTGGGATAAAAAATTATTTCAACGAATAAGTTCTGAAGTGTTGTTGACCAACTTTAATGCTACAATAATAGTTTCAATTTGTGCAGCGATATTCCATTTTGCATTTAATTTCAGAAATCAAGAATTATATATTGTTTTATTTAATAATATAATTGTTGCAATATTAATAAACACTTTTGCTATTTCAATACTCGAAGGATATTATTATTTTCAGCAGTGGAAAAATTCATTGGTACAAACTGAACAGCTTAAAAGAGAAAATATACAGTCGCAATTCGAAGCATTGAAAAATCAAATTGACCCCCACTTTCTTTTTAATAGCATGAATACTGTATATTCTTTAATAGACACACATCCCGATAAAGCAAAGGAGTTTATCACAAAATTTTCTAAAATTTATCGCCATGTATTAGATGTAAAAGAAAAAATTGTAGTTCTGGTAAAAGATGAAATAGAATTTCTTAATTCATATATTTTTCTGCAAAAAATAAGACATGAAGGAAATCTTGAAATCTCAATTAATATTGATGCACAAAAATTAAACAATTATATTCCGCCTTTATCGCTTCAAATGCTTGTTGAAAATGCAATAAAACATAATATAATTTCAGAAAAAAATCCTTTAACTATTAGTTTAACGAGTAAAAATAACTACCTAATCATTAAAAACAATATTCAGCTAAAAAAGAACATGATTGAATCAACAAAAAT